One genomic window of Methanobacterium sp. includes the following:
- a CDS encoding 4Fe-4S double cluster binding domain-containing protein, whose protein sequence is MKSNIKTKLNENIKDLALKEGADFYGVADLTSARDFIRDQGGDEVASYPLAISLGIRIMDSIVDQLPHRQERKVAVNYRHHGYDIINRRLDLLASRVSSLIQNEGFHALPLPASERYDDERICAVLSHKLAARLAGHGWIGKSCLLVTPKFGPRVRWITILTDAPLEVTGRVMDEHCGECTECVDICPVSAFTGVHFKEDDPREVRYDARKCEKYLEDGEEWAVCGLCVYVCPHGRDKGIINENRERE, encoded by the coding sequence ATGAAATCGAATATAAAGACCAAACTAAATGAGAATATCAAAGATTTAGCCCTTAAAGAGGGGGCTGATTTTTATGGAGTGGCTGATCTTACATCGGCAAGGGATTTTATCCGTGATCAGGGTGGGGATGAGGTTGCATCCTACCCCCTGGCTATTTCCCTGGGAATTCGGATCATGGATAGTATTGTGGATCAGCTCCCCCACCGACAGGAACGGAAAGTGGCAGTTAACTATCGCCATCATGGCTATGATATAATCAACCGGCGGCTGGATCTTCTTGCATCTCGTGTAAGTAGCCTTATCCAGAATGAGGGTTTTCATGCTCTGCCCCTACCTGCATCGGAACGATACGATGATGAACGGATCTGTGCCGTGCTATCCCATAAACTAGCAGCCCGCCTGGCTGGACACGGCTGGATTGGGAAAAGCTGCCTTCTAGTCACCCCTAAATTTGGACCACGTGTACGATGGATAACCATACTGACCGATGCACCCCTGGAAGTCACCGGACGCGTGATGGATGAACATTGTGGGGAGTGCACTGAATGCGTGGACATATGTCCTGTTTCTGCATTCACTGGTGTTCATTTCAAGGAAGATGACCCCCGGGAAGTGCGTTATGATGCCCGGAAGTGTGAAAAATACTTAGAGGATGGTGAAGAATGGGCAGTTTGCGGATTGTGCGTTTACGTTTGTCCCCACGGAAGAGATAAAGGTATAATAAATGAGAATAGAGAAAGAGAATGA
- a CDS encoding trans-aconitate 2-methyltransferase, with protein MKEKSLDQLLKEKFSQGASSYDRQRKHVIPCLEDLYRITSDLATVDNSRAKILDLGAGTGLLTSYLHERYREGHFTLLDLSKEMLEVARARINKDSVKNDSDFSYIVGDYLKHDFGGTFDIVVSSLSIHHLEHHDKEFLYQKIYQHLNPGGVFINADQVLGPHSANEKEYQRNWMEKIDLGSLSESEKKIIMDRMELDNPASLQDNLEWLEEIGFKDVDVYYKYYNFVVLYGRK; from the coding sequence TTGAAGGAAAAAAGTCTTGACCAGTTACTGAAGGAAAAATTCAGCCAGGGTGCTTCTTCTTATGACCGACAGCGAAAGCATGTGATTCCCTGCCTGGAAGACCTTTACAGGATAACCTCTGATCTGGCCACAGTTGATAATTCCCGGGCTAAAATACTGGATCTTGGTGCTGGAACTGGACTTCTTACCAGCTACCTTCATGAACGCTACCGGGAGGGTCATTTCACTCTTCTGGATCTATCCAAGGAAATGTTGGAAGTGGCCAGGGCCCGGATAAATAAGGATTCTGTAAAAAATGACTCTGATTTCAGTTACATTGTTGGGGATTATTTGAAACATGATTTTGGAGGAACATTTGACATTGTAGTGTCATCTCTATCCATCCATCACCTGGAACACCATGATAAAGAGTTCCTGTACCAGAAGATCTACCAGCACTTAAACCCAGGTGGAGTCTTCATTAATGCGGACCAGGTCTTAGGACCACATTCTGCCAATGAAAAGGAATATCAGAGGAACTGGATGGAAAAAATAGATCTTGGTTCCCTTTCTGAATCTGAAAAAAAGATAATAATGGACCGGATGGAACTGGACAACCCTGCCAGTCTTCAGGATAACCTGGAATGGCTTGAAGAAATTGGGTTCAAGGATGTGGATGTCTATTATAAGTACTATAACTTTGTAGTGCTGTATGGCAGGAAATAA
- a CDS encoding N-acetyltransferase, whose translation MVNIVFIETGAFDLDLIQQLWEKLNDHHRKQKSDFKEHYENFTFPERAEALLKKSLEGDMHIGRAEEKKTGLLVAYCITTISPDNEGEIDSIYVEEEYRGHGFGDELIKRSLEWMDKKGVKKKTVRVAVGNQDAVSFYERYGFRPRSITLEQTANQER comes from the coding sequence ATGGTTAATATTGTATTTATTGAAACTGGTGCTTTTGATCTGGATTTAATCCAGCAACTGTGGGAGAAGCTGAATGACCATCATCGCAAGCAAAAATCAGATTTCAAGGAGCACTATGAAAATTTCACTTTTCCCGAACGTGCAGAAGCTCTTTTAAAGAAATCCCTTGAGGGGGATATGCATATTGGCCGGGCGGAAGAGAAGAAAACAGGACTTCTGGTGGCCTACTGCATCACCACCATCTCCCCTGATAATGAGGGGGAAATTGATTCAATCTATGTTGAAGAAGAATACCGTGGCCATGGTTTTGGTGATGAACTGATTAAACGCTCCTTGGAATGGATGGATAAAAAAGGTGTAAAGAAAAAGACAGTCCGGGTGGCAGTTGGTAATCAGGATGCGGTGTCCTTTTATGAGCGTTACGGATTCCGTCCTCGATCCATAACCCTTGAACAAACAGCTAATCAAGAAAGGTAA
- a CDS encoding aminotransferase class III-fold pyridoxal phosphate-dependent enzyme, whose protein sequence is MAETRDTFQIEDDNYALFANKTKVSIEKGEGVYVYGEDGEKYIDFTAGWGVTSIGHANPVITQALCDQSKKIIQNPNSGATYSPARSKLLSLMQEILPENLTRIFFSNSGAEANDAAIKLARKATGKLNIISTEKSFHGRTISTVSATGQNVHRSRFNPLIPNHIFVPYNNIPAIEKVIGNDVAAVIVEPIQGEGGINVPDPDYLENLSNLCMENNVLLIVDEIQTGFYRTGPVFMSNNVKVDILTMAKGIAGGFPFGAFAFTEEIQDKLGIGDHGGTYCGNPLGCAVAYSVIKYMLNNKLWENVEYVGESSIAELKELKKEYPNIIKDVRGKGLLIAVELANDNAAATINSKCLDDGLILNVTQGNIIRMFPALNISIEEMEEGLNIFKNALDEFKDQ, encoded by the coding sequence ATGGCTGAAACTAGGGACACATTTCAAATTGAAGACGATAACTATGCTCTTTTTGCGAATAAAACAAAAGTATCAATAGAAAAAGGCGAAGGAGTGTATGTTTATGGCGAAGATGGTGAAAAATATATAGATTTTACTGCAGGATGGGGAGTAACCAGTATAGGGCATGCTAATCCGGTAATTACCCAAGCCCTTTGTGATCAAAGTAAAAAAATTATACAGAATCCTAATTCAGGGGCAACATATTCACCAGCACGGTCAAAACTTCTATCCTTAATGCAGGAAATACTACCTGAAAATTTAACCAGAATATTTTTTTCAAATAGTGGAGCAGAAGCAAATGATGCTGCAATTAAGCTTGCAAGGAAAGCAACCGGGAAATTAAATATTATATCCACAGAAAAAAGTTTTCATGGGCGAACTATCAGTACAGTGTCTGCAACAGGCCAAAATGTCCATAGAAGCCGATTTAATCCCCTAATTCCCAACCATATATTCGTTCCATACAATAACATCCCAGCAATTGAAAAAGTTATAGGAAATGATGTCGCTGCTGTGATAGTTGAGCCAATACAGGGTGAAGGTGGAATCAACGTACCAGATCCCGATTATCTTGAAAATTTATCTAATTTATGCATGGAAAATAATGTTCTTTTGATAGTAGACGAAATTCAGACAGGATTTTACAGAACAGGGCCAGTGTTCATGTCAAATAATGTTAAAGTAGATATTTTGACCATGGCAAAAGGTATCGCAGGAGGATTTCCCTTTGGAGCATTTGCATTTACTGAAGAAATACAGGATAAACTTGGAATAGGAGACCATGGCGGCACATATTGCGGGAACCCCCTCGGTTGCGCAGTGGCATATTCTGTTATCAAATATATGCTAAATAATAAACTATGGGAAAATGTTGAATATGTTGGTGAATCCTCAATTGCAGAACTAAAAGAGTTGAAAAAAGAATACCCTAATATTATTAAAGATGTGAGAGGAAAAGGCTTATTAATTGCCGTAGAGTTAGCGAATGATAATGCCGCAGCCACTATAAACTCTAAATGTTTGGATGATGGGCTTATTTTAAATGTCACACAGGGTAATATAATCCGGATGTTTCCAGCTTTGAATATATCCATAGAAGAAATGGAAGAAGGGTTAAATATATTTAAAAATGCTTTAGATGAATTTAAAGATCAATAA
- a CDS encoding cysteine hydrolase family protein yields the protein MKDKKALLIIDMLNDFVREGAPLEVPSTRTIIPHLKKEIEEARREGFPIIYVCDTHNQQDREFVKMNWPVHAIKDTTGSEVIRDLEPKDEDIFIEKTTYSAFYNTNLDKVLKDLEIDTLRITGTVTHICILFTAAEGGIRGYDVEVPSSCVAGLDEDDEKFAFRLMQNEFGVKLL from the coding sequence ATGAAAGATAAAAAGGCCCTTTTAATAATAGACATGTTAAATGACTTTGTACGAGAAGGTGCACCCCTGGAAGTTCCATCTACCAGAACCATCATCCCCCATCTTAAAAAAGAAATTGAAGAAGCCAGAAGGGAAGGATTTCCCATTATTTATGTTTGCGACACTCACAACCAGCAGGATAGGGAATTTGTGAAGATGAACTGGCCAGTTCACGCCATCAAAGATACTACTGGATCAGAAGTGATTAGGGATTTAGAACCAAAAGATGAGGATATTTTCATAGAAAAAACCACTTACTCTGCATTCTACAATACTAATCTGGATAAAGTCCTAAAAGATCTAGAAATAGATACGTTGAGGATTACCGGTACAGTTACCCATATCTGTATACTTTTCACAGCTGCAGAGGGAGGTATAAGAGGTTATGATGTGGAAGTACCATCGAGTTGTGTGGCTGGACTGGATGAAGATGACGAAAAATTCGCTTTTAGGCTTATGCAGAACGAATTTGGAGTGAAACTGCTCTAA
- a CDS encoding cysteine hydrolase family protein → MKRALLVIDVQREYFSGKLPVTYPPDSLENILKAMDSAQSCDVPIILIQHTALQENAETFVKGTDGWEIIPEVLTREHDHLVEKNLPGSFTGTNLETWLREKNINTVTISGYMTQMCCDTTARQAFHRGFKVEFLSDATGTLSVSNYAGSVTGEELHRSILVTQAMRFSNVLSTADWIQEIEK, encoded by the coding sequence ATGAAAAGAGCTTTACTGGTAATAGATGTGCAGAGGGAATATTTTTCGGGAAAATTGCCGGTGACTTATCCTCCTGATAGTCTGGAAAACATTTTAAAGGCTATGGATTCAGCTCAGTCCTGTGATGTTCCCATTATTCTCATCCAGCACACAGCCTTGCAAGAAAACGCGGAAACATTTGTTAAGGGAACTGATGGTTGGGAAATCATCCCCGAAGTTTTAACACGAGAACATGATCATCTGGTGGAGAAAAACCTCCCAGGGAGCTTCACCGGCACTAATCTTGAAACCTGGCTCAGGGAAAAGAATATTAACACTGTTACCATTTCCGGGTACATGACCCAGATGTGCTGTGACACCACTGCTCGGCAGGCCTTTCACCGGGGCTTTAAGGTGGAATTTCTGTCCGATGCCACCGGCACCCTCAGTGTTTCCAACTATGCAGGGAGTGTTACTGGCGAGGAGTTACACCGTTCGATTCTGGTTACCCAGGCCATGCGCTTTAGTAACGTGCTAAGCACTGCTGATTGGATTCAGGAAATAGAAAAATAA
- a CDS encoding nicotinate phosphoribosyltransferase → MFHVAGEKEIREGKVTDVYFQRTLQILEKKGINPWVKAEFVAKSLPDEWSWAVLAGLDEVAYLLKDLPVKVQSMNEGTVFYPNQPVLEIEGYYQDFCVYETAILGLMCQATGIATKSARYKKLAGDRLVMSFGARRMHPVIAPMIERSAFIGGCDGVSVIKSGEIIGEDPLGTIPHALIICIGSTVDSLKAFDEVTDPDVNRVALIDTFHDEKFECLNVAEALGEKLHAVRFDTPSSRRGDFQHILQETRWELDLRGFNHVKFFVSGGIKEQDLPFLNPLVDAYGIGTSISNAPVVDFSMDIVEVDGKPLAKRGKCSGAKKVLRCDECHEDLVLPLKNEVESCSCGGRYENLLRPLVEKGNLLYDLPEPGEIKGYVLEQVNYLPDL, encoded by the coding sequence ATGTTCCATGTTGCTGGCGAAAAGGAGATCAGAGAGGGTAAAGTCACTGATGTGTACTTCCAGAGGACCCTTCAAATACTGGAAAAGAAAGGGATTAACCCCTGGGTAAAAGCAGAATTTGTGGCCAAATCCCTGCCAGATGAGTGGTCCTGGGCCGTTTTGGCTGGTTTAGATGAAGTTGCCTATCTTTTGAAAGATTTACCAGTTAAGGTACAATCCATGAACGAAGGAACTGTTTTTTATCCCAACCAACCAGTTCTGGAAATAGAGGGATATTACCAGGATTTTTGTGTTTATGAAACTGCTATTCTGGGCCTGATGTGCCAGGCTACCGGTATTGCCACCAAATCTGCTCGTTACAAGAAACTGGCAGGGGATCGTCTGGTTATGAGTTTTGGTGCCAGGAGGATGCACCCAGTTATAGCCCCCATGATCGAAAGAAGCGCATTTATTGGGGGATGTGACGGTGTGTCCGTCATTAAAAGCGGGGAGATTATTGGAGAAGACCCCCTGGGAACCATTCCCCATGCCCTTATAATCTGCATAGGCTCCACTGTAGACTCATTGAAAGCCTTTGATGAAGTGACAGACCCTGATGTTAATCGAGTGGCACTCATTGACACATTCCATGATGAAAAATTTGAATGCCTGAATGTGGCGGAAGCCCTGGGTGAAAAACTCCACGCAGTGAGGTTTGACACACCCTCCTCCCGACGTGGAGATTTCCAACATATCCTCCAGGAAACACGGTGGGAACTTGATTTAAGAGGATTTAATCACGTTAAATTCTTTGTGAGTGGTGGGATTAAAGAACAAGATCTTCCTTTTCTTAATCCCCTGGTGGATGCCTACGGAATTGGAACCTCCATCAGTAACGCGCCAGTGGTTGATTTTTCCATGGACATTGTGGAGGTGGATGGGAAGCCTCTGGCTAAAAGAGGTAAGTGTTCAGGGGCTAAAAAGGTTTTGAGATGTGATGAATGCCATGAAGATCTGGTTTTGCCCCTTAAAAATGAAGTTGAAAGCTGTTCCTGTGGTGGAAGATACGAAAATCTCCTCAGGCCACTGGTGGAAAAAGGGAACCTTCTTTATGACCTTCCAGAGCCGGGTGAAATTAAAGGATACGTGTTAGAACAGGTGAACTACCTACCTGATCTGTAA
- a CDS encoding DNA-directed DNA polymerase: protein METKRMVLLDIDYITRNDKAVVRLFGREKNSQGGNSIIVMDGGFKPYIYVVPHDLDPCLEQIKELGVLQVEKVIMKDLGREKEFLKVTLKHPQDVPKLRDKIRDLSQVKDIREHDIPFYRRYLIDKGLFPMAEVEVEVKAESPEMQGITSSKDTSVVELKGNIRPIDSDFPDLKILSLDIEVYNPKGMPNAEDDPIIMISLSSNQGLRMVLSTAESPLDFVETLKDEAEMLRKFVEIVEDENPDILIGYNSDNFDFPYIRDRASILNVPLNLGTDGSSLKFMKRGFANAALVKGRIHIDLYLIMRRYLQLDRYTLERVYLELFGEEKYDIPGDEIHQYWDDCGLKLEKLCHYSLDDAVAVTEIAEKMIPLTLELTRIVGQPFFDLARMTTGQQVEWYLIRKAHEQGEVVPNKPSASQYSDRRGKRAAGGYVKDPVKGLHENIVYFDFRSLYPSIIISKNVSPDTLVDDCNPEKCNTSPEGGYMFLKEPPGFVPSIIGNILTERVRLKTMMKKSEDDEEKKILNVQQEALKRLANSMYGVYGYSRFRWYRLECADAITAWGRDYIKKTMVKAEKFGFKPVYADTDGFYAVYQGEGI from the coding sequence ATGGAAACCAAAAGAATGGTGCTCCTGGACATTGATTACATCACCAGGAACGATAAAGCAGTGGTAAGGCTCTTCGGAAGAGAAAAAAACAGCCAAGGGGGAAATTCCATCATTGTAATGGATGGAGGATTCAAACCCTATATCTACGTGGTCCCTCATGATCTGGATCCCTGCCTGGAGCAAATAAAAGAACTGGGCGTTCTACAGGTCGAAAAAGTTATAATGAAAGATCTTGGCCGTGAGAAAGAATTTTTAAAAGTCACACTAAAACATCCACAGGATGTTCCTAAATTAAGAGATAAAATAAGGGATTTATCCCAGGTTAAGGATATCAGGGAGCATGATATTCCATTTTACCGCCGATATCTGATTGATAAGGGATTGTTCCCAATGGCAGAGGTGGAAGTGGAAGTAAAGGCTGAATCTCCCGAAATGCAGGGCATTACTTCTAGTAAAGATACTTCTGTTGTGGAGTTGAAAGGGAACATTCGGCCCATTGACTCTGATTTCCCAGATCTTAAGATTCTCAGCCTGGATATTGAGGTTTACAATCCTAAAGGCATGCCTAATGCAGAAGACGATCCTATCATCATGATCAGTCTCTCCAGTAATCAGGGACTGAGGATGGTACTCTCCACTGCAGAATCCCCCCTGGATTTTGTGGAGACATTGAAAGACGAGGCAGAAATGCTGAGGAAATTCGTGGAAATTGTGGAAGATGAGAATCCTGATATTCTCATTGGCTATAACTCAGACAACTTTGATTTCCCCTACATCCGGGACCGTGCCTCCATTCTAAATGTTCCCCTTAATCTGGGTACTGATGGTTCCAGTCTTAAATTTATGAAGAGAGGGTTTGCCAACGCCGCCCTGGTGAAGGGCAGAATTCACATTGATCTTTATCTTATCATGCGCCGTTACCTCCAACTGGATCGTTACACCCTGGAAAGGGTTTATCTGGAGCTTTTCGGGGAGGAAAAATATGACATCCCGGGTGATGAGATCCACCAGTACTGGGATGATTGTGGCCTTAAACTGGAAAAATTATGCCATTACTCTCTGGATGATGCCGTGGCTGTCACTGAGATTGCGGAGAAAATGATACCACTGACCCTGGAACTCACCCGTATTGTAGGGCAACCATTTTTTGATTTAGCCCGGATGACAACCGGTCAACAGGTGGAATGGTACCTCATACGCAAAGCACATGAACAGGGAGAAGTAGTTCCCAACAAGCCCTCCGCATCACAGTACTCCGACCGGAGGGGTAAACGAGCTGCCGGAGGTTATGTGAAGGATCCAGTTAAGGGGTTGCATGAGAATATCGTTTACTTCGATTTCCGCAGCCTATATCCGAGTATCATCATCTCCAAGAACGTCTCACCCGACACCCTGGTGGATGACTGCAACCCAGAAAAGTGCAATACCTCCCCTGAAGGAGGTTACATGTTTCTTAAGGAACCCCCGGGCTTTGTTCCCTCCATCATTGGCAACATCCTCACAGAAAGGGTTCGCCTTAAGACCATGATGAAGAAATCAGAGGATGATGAGGAGAAAAAAATTTTGAATGTGCAGCAGGAAGCCCTAAAAAGGCTGGCCAACTCCATGTACGGAGTTTATGGTTATTCTCGTTTTAGATGGTACCGTTTAGAATGTGCTGATGCCATCACGGCATGGGGAAGAGATTATATTAAGAAAACAATGGTGAAGGCCGAGAAATTCGGTTTCAAACCTGTTTATGCCGATACAGATGGGTTTTATGCTGTTTATCAGGGTGAAGGTATTTGA
- a CDS encoding N-acetyltransferase — MYLQKMDKKKHDSFKVAEIIYEADSETFDFFFGNKKNASQKIGILVQEGDNNLGYQQIYVVTNDQEIVGVMVYSAGEKMGNIQELKVLFHNFNILDSLRFIMIEIIDNIFLSRLEEDDFYYAIVAVDENSRGQGIGSFILEEGIKLAREKGCKRAVLDVDIENEGALRLYQRVGFRKFKEKSLSLLGWKKGAFNMEYLL, encoded by the coding sequence ATGTACCTTCAAAAAATGGATAAAAAGAAGCATGACTCCTTCAAGGTAGCCGAAATTATTTACGAAGCTGATTCTGAAACCTTTGACTTTTTCTTTGGCAACAAGAAGAATGCTTCCCAAAAAATAGGAATACTGGTACAAGAAGGGGATAATAATCTGGGATACCAACAGATCTACGTGGTAACCAATGACCAGGAAATCGTGGGAGTCATGGTGTATTCTGCAGGGGAAAAAATGGGAAATATCCAGGAATTGAAAGTTCTCTTCCATAATTTTAATATTCTTGACTCTTTAAGGTTCATCATGATTGAAATAATAGACAACATTTTTTTATCTCGTCTGGAAGAAGATGACTTTTACTACGCCATAGTAGCCGTGGATGAAAACTCCAGGGGGCAGGGGATAGGTTCCTTTATCCTGGAAGAGGGAATAAAACTGGCCAGGGAAAAAGGATGCAAAAGGGCAGTACTGGATGTTGACATAGAAAATGAAGGTGCTTTGAGGTTGTACCAGCGAGTTGGTTTTAGGAAATTCAAGGAGAAAAGTTTATCTCTGTTGGGGTGGAAAAAGGGAGCTTTTAATATGGAATATTTACTTTAA
- a CDS encoding alpha/beta hydrolase gives MNLFVKETSQKNPETIIFLHGGGLAGWIWDEQVKAFPDYHCLVPDLPEHGQSAEVKPFTIVGAAGMVIDLIRSRAHNGKAHLVGLSLGAQIIVQILATHPEVVDHALISGTLIRGIPHGDILLKLLDYTFKVYEPVKDTDFFIKANMRTYNISKSYFEKFKEATLQLKADSLNRILHENLFFKLPSGLEKANVPVLVMMGEKDYKVIKESARDLVKVLPNSEAYVVPKRGHVWNMESPELFNQVLRSFITGNPIPNVVEPLCPHR, from the coding sequence ATGAATTTATTTGTTAAAGAAACCAGCCAGAAAAACCCCGAAACCATAATCTTCCTACATGGGGGTGGACTGGCTGGCTGGATATGGGATGAACAGGTAAAAGCCTTCCCGGATTATCATTGTTTAGTTCCAGACCTCCCCGAACACGGGCAAAGTGCAGAAGTGAAGCCCTTCACCATTGTCGGTGCTGCTGGGATGGTGATTGATCTCATTAGAAGCCGGGCACATAATGGGAAAGCCCACCTGGTGGGGTTATCCCTGGGAGCACAGATCATCGTCCAAATTCTAGCCACTCATCCCGAGGTAGTTGATCATGCCCTCATTAGTGGAACCTTGATTCGTGGCATCCCCCATGGAGATATTCTTTTAAAACTTTTGGATTATACTTTTAAGGTTTATGAACCTGTGAAAGATACTGATTTTTTTATAAAAGCCAACATGCGGACTTATAACATTTCTAAAAGTTATTTCGAAAAGTTCAAGGAAGCCACATTACAACTTAAAGCGGATTCATTGAATAGAATACTCCACGAGAACCTGTTCTTCAAATTACCCTCTGGCCTGGAAAAAGCAAATGTCCCGGTATTGGTGATGATGGGTGAAAAAGATTATAAAGTTATCAAGGAATCTGCCAGGGATTTGGTTAAGGTTCTTCCAAATTCAGAAGCCTATGTGGTCCCTAAAAGGGGGCATGTTTGGAATATGGAATCTCCAGAACTTTTCAACCAAGTATTAAGAAGCTTCATAACTGGAAACCCTATTCCCAATGTGGTTGAACCATTATGTCCTCACCGGTAG
- a CDS encoding PadR family transcriptional regulator, protein MWDAFKNLHKEFHEKMEQMQRFGGIRILILHVLDENGPGNGVEIMDAIQAHHESCNMSHRGPRPPRPSPGSVYPMLKKMVNEGLLVKCEDGRYELTEKGNKVINKLYGRFKPHEKMDRGEYSVTKALTEIEGYVSYLEDIKEEKLVPHEELIGELSERLKTIRESLQKNNST, encoded by the coding sequence ATGTGGGATGCCTTTAAAAATCTTCACAAAGAATTTCATGAAAAAATGGAACAAATGCAGCGATTTGGGGGAATAAGAATATTGATACTCCATGTCCTGGATGAAAACGGTCCTGGAAATGGGGTGGAAATCATGGATGCCATACAGGCACACCATGAATCCTGCAACATGTCACACAGGGGACCTAGACCCCCACGACCATCTCCCGGGTCAGTATATCCCATGCTGAAAAAAATGGTTAATGAAGGTCTCCTCGTAAAATGCGAAGATGGAAGATATGAATTAACTGAAAAAGGAAATAAAGTTATTAACAAACTTTACGGGCGTTTTAAACCACATGAAAAAATGGACCGTGGAGAATATTCAGTAACAAAAGCATTAACAGAAATCGAGGGTTATGTTTCGTATTTGGAGGATATTAAAGAAGAAAAACTGGTTCCCCATGAAGAATTAATAGGTGAATTAAGCGAAAGGCTAAAAACCATCAGGGAATCACTCCAGAAGAATAATTCGACATAA
- a CDS encoding ABC transporter ATP-binding protein, with translation MTEHAIELNNLTKKFGDFTAVDDLSLTVKEGEIFGFLGPNGAGKSTTIRMLCTLAQPTSGSAQVAGFDLIKESDRVRQNIGLVAEKMIMYDRLTAAENLRFFGKLYSMPKQKLEERIDELLELVDMQEWKNTQISKFSTGMKQRINVIRALLSEPEILFMDEPTLGLDPQTTFSIRDITREINQSGMTVILTTHAMAEAEALSDRVAIIDHGKIAALDTPQNLKNMISHGKTTVFGVKIDNLNAELIKNIESLEMVTAVAQQDDYNLKVSAHGENALGDIIDTIRVEGGNIASLTNSNESTLEDVFLAVTGKEMRDQANEKAAPAPHRHGIAPKARVR, from the coding sequence ATGACTGAACACGCTATAGAACTTAATAACCTTACTAAAAAGTTCGGTGATTTTACAGCAGTGGATGATCTGTCACTTACAGTGAAGGAAGGGGAGATATTTGGATTTTTAGGCCCCAACGGTGCAGGTAAAAGTACCACTATCCGAATGCTGTGCACCCTTGCCCAGCCAACATCAGGATCTGCCCAGGTTGCTGGATTTGATTTAATTAAAGAATCAGACCGAGTTCGCCAGAACATTGGCCTGGTGGCTGAGAAGATGATTATGTACGACCGCTTAACTGCAGCTGAAAACCTCAGATTCTTCGGAAAACTCTATTCCATGCCCAAACAGAAGCTGGAAGAAAGGATCGATGAATTACTGGAACTGGTGGACATGCAGGAATGGAAGAATACCCAGATCAGCAAGTTTTCAACAGGTATGAAGCAACGAATCAATGTTATACGGGCACTTCTATCTGAACCAGAGATATTGTTCATGGATGAACCCACACTGGGCCTCGACCCACAGACCACTTTCTCCATAAGGGACATCACCCGAGAAATCAACCAGAGTGGAATGACAGTCATTCTAACCACACATGCAATGGCTGAGGCAGAAGCACTCAGTGACCGGGTTGCCATAATCGATCATGGTAAAATCGCTGCATTGGACACACCACAAAACCTTAAAAACATGATATCTCATGGAAAAACAACAGTATTTGGAGTTAAAATTGATAACCTCAATGCAGAACTCATTAAAAATATTGAATCCCTGGAAATGGTCACTGCAGTGGCACAGCAGGATGATTACAATTTAAAAGTAAGTGCACATGGAGAAAATGCCTTGGGTGATATCATTGACACCATCCGTGTTGAAGGTGGAAACATCGCCTCCCTGACCAATAGCAATGAATCCACACTGGAAGACGTGTTCCTGGCAGTAACTGGTAAAGAAATGCGTGATCAGGCCAATGAAAAAGCAGCACCTGCTCCACACAGGCATGGAATAGCACCTAAAGCAAGGGTGAGGTGA